Below is a genomic region from Streptomyces ferrugineus.
CGCGCGGAACTCCTCGCGCGTCCACTCGAACCGGTGGTCACCGTGCCGGACGTGCCCGGCCGGGAGGGACTCCCAGCGGACGTTGTACTCGACGTTGGGGGTCGTCACGAGGACGGTCTTCGGGCGCGCCGAGCCGAAGACGGCGTACTCCAGGGCGGGCAGCCGGGGCAGGTCGACATGCTCGACGACCTCGCTGAGCACGGCGGCGTCGTAGCCCTTGAGGCGGCTGTCGGTGTAGGCGAGGGAGCCCTGGAAGAGCTTCACGCGCGAGGCCTGCCGCTCCCCCATCCGGTCCAGCTTCAGCCGCCGGCCGGCGATGGTGAGCGCCCGCATCGACACGTCGACGCCCGCGATCTCGGTGAACGCCGGGTCCTTGAGCAGCGCCTGCACCAACTGGCCCTGCCCGCAGCCGAGGTCGAGCACACGGGTGGCACCGGACGCCTTGAGCGCGGCGACGATCGCGTCCCGGCGCTGCACGGCGAGCGGGGTCGGCTTCTCCTCGGTCTCGCTCTCGGCCTCGACGGCGTTGTCGATGTCCTCGACCTCGCTGTCGTCGGCTTCCGCGAGCCGCACCAGCTCCAGCCGCTCCATCGCCTCCCGGGTCAGCGACCAGCGCCGCGACAGATACCGGCTGGTGATCAGCTTCTGCTCCGGGTGGTCCGGCAGCCAGCCCGCTCCGACGCGCAGCAGTTTGTCGACCTCGTCGGAGGCGACCCAGTAGTGCTTGGCGTCGTCGAGGACGGGGAGCAGGACGTAGAGGTGGCGCAGGGCCTCGGCGAGGGTGAGGGCCTCCGACTCCAGCACGAGCCGGACGTAGCGCGAGTCACCCCACTCGGGGAACCGCAGGTCCAGCGGCACCGGCTCGACGGTCACCGCCCAGCCGAGCGGCTCGAACAGCCGCCGTACCAGCTCCGGGCCGCCCCTGGCGGGCAGTGCGGGCACCTCGATGCACAGGGGCAGCGCCTCGGCGGCGCGCTCGGGGCGGGCATGGCACACGCCGCGCATCGCGCTGGAGAACACGGCGCTGAGGGCGACCGCCAGCAGCGAGGAGGCG
It encodes:
- a CDS encoding 3' terminal RNA ribose 2'-O-methyltransferase Hen1 encodes the protein MFLTITTTGTPERPATDLGFLLHKHPEKAQAFSTSYGTAHVLYPEAEAERCTAALLLEVDAVALVRRGKGKGRGGAPDAALAQYVNDRPYAASSLLAVALSAVFSSAMRGVCHARPERAAEALPLCIEVPALPARGGPELVRRLFEPLGWAVTVEPVPLDLRFPEWGDSRYVRLVLESEALTLAEALRHLYVLLPVLDDAKHYWVASDEVDKLLRVGAGWLPDHPEQKLITSRYLSRRWSLTREAMERLELVRLAEADDSEVEDIDNAVEAESETEEKPTPLAVQRRDAIVAALKASGATRVLDLGCGQGQLVQALLKDPAFTEIAGVDVSMRALTIAGRRLKLDRMGERQASRVKLFQGSLAYTDSRLKGYDAAVLSEVVEHVDLPRLPALEYAVFGSARPKTVLVTTPNVEYNVRWESLPAGHVRHGDHRFEWTREEFRAWARAVAERHGYGVEFVPVGPDDPEVGPPTQMAIFVMSTAGMPSNVNGEKEAKAA